GATCCCTTTTAAGCAAGGCCAGTAATTACAACCTACTGAGAATGCCAATACAAGAGGACACACAGAGACACCTGGAGGACAGAAACAGTAATGAGGATCTAGTAATAGATTCATTTGTCCTAAAATTAAATGCTCCAAGAGATGTTGGTCGATATTCACAGAATAGCCTTCCCTGTAATGTAATCTCATTTGTGTGATTTGAGTATGTGCTTTGTGACTGGTTAAGTGACAAGAATTTGGCATCatgattatttaatatattaatggcTCACTTTTGCACACAGGTGTTTGATTTTAAACTATCTGATGAAGACATGAGGCTTTTAGAATCCTTCAACAGGAATGAGAGGTTTATCATTCCAACTGTAATAGTGAGTAATTCATTActaaacaaaaaaagttattacTCCATTGAAATGTTtgtgacttaaaaaaaatcttattgcaATCCCACAGAAAGACGGACAGAAGATTTGGAGAGATGCAAAACACCCTCATTTTCCCTTCAATGAGCCATATTGAAAATTGAGCCATAATTTGTGCCATTACAATAGAGActccatactttttttttttgcaactggcAAAACATGTGTTGTATTtgcatgaataaatataaaactcaCAAAAGAAAACAGGAGGCAATGTATGTGCAAttccttttaaataaaaaaaagaatgacaTTCACACCAGCAGGTCCATTTCGtgaattttatttaacatttttcaaacttgtaatacattatatgctacattcataaaaaaatgaagtcattagcaattatttttttcttttttgtatttttttaatccttCCAACAGCCTAGCAATAAACCCCACCACTAAAGCTGCTCGTATAGCTTGTGAAAAGTTAATGAAATCACTATTGTGTATGGTTTTCACTGAAATTCACCCCCACCCACAGAATGTTAAGATCAAAGTTCTCAGAAATCATCCTTTCACAAACCAGAGCAAAACACAAGCAGCTACATGCTTTTCTCTATCAACAAAAGGGGGTGGACGGGAAGGGAACGAGGCGAATAAAAAACAGGGGGAATGGACATGAGAAGCGGAAAataataagaaacaaaaaaagcACAGTCCTAAAAATgtggaattttttattttttgtcttttgtacaTGGCGGCCTGTATGAAGAGTGGCCTGTGAGGGTCAGCAACGTTGTCACATTTATCCGTAAAGATCATCATCGTTGTCCTCATTGAAGACGTTGCCGCCTCCACCGCCAGATGAGCCCTGACTTGGTCCACTTCCTCCTTGGTTACTGGATGGGAATCTGTAAAACAAACCATATGGAACAATGGAAATCTTAGAAACAAACAGAACACCTATCAAAAGCCTTGTCCATCTTGaacaagggtgtccaaactcagtcctccTGGACcaaggctgcatccgaaatcgcatacttccatactatacagtacgctaaaatcagtatgcgagccgagtagtatgtccgaaatcatagaatttgaaaatcagtatgcgggaagtacccggatgacttactacttccggcgagattttAAAGTGCGCTTCCCTATCCCATGGTGCACTATTCCATGGTGCCCCGcgagaaaattcatgaatgggatagaagcgacgcaactgacgcaggtggGTCACGTGACCTTGACAAAATGGCGGTAcatggatgtagtacatccgaattccattcatacttctcacattcatactgtatataacGTACTTTCCTATCGGCAGAGTAGCACGGTTAAATTCAAATTCAGTACCTAccgagtagtaggcagtttcggatGGAGCcccagtttgggcacccctaatcTAGAACAATGGTGTCCAACTGTCctagagagtttagctccaaccataatcaaacacttgaagcagctaatcaagctcttactagatatattaAAAACTTCTTGGCaagtgttgaagcaagttggagctaaactcagcggtacactggccctccaggacagagtttggacacccttgatcTAGAACAAAACATTTTCCTTCATAACACAAAAGCGGTCACTAAACCCTATTTATGATCTCACCTGAAACTGCCAAAGCCTCTGCTTTGTTGCAGGGTCTGTGCGAACATCTCATATTTGCGGATGTCATTATCACTGACGGATCGGCGAGCAAAGCGCATGGCCTCCTCGAAATGGTCCTTCCTGATCTCAGGCACTGGGTCATCCTCTTCCACCTCCTAAATATACACAATAGTCATGTTAGAAAATCTAAATATCCATGGCAGTTAAAGCTCTGCAACCTTGATGATATTCAAAACACTGTAGTGTCACAGTAACATCATAGTGCACTATGAAATTTGctcaatcaaaaataataatatctatctatctatctatctatctatctatctatctatctatctatctgcaatAGACCACATAAAAGCTCACCATTGCAGAAGGGTTAGTCTGCCTCTCACGTTCCCGTCTGATCTCATTCTCAATGGACTCACGGATGGCCAGTTTACAGGCTCTCTGGCAGATCTCAGTTAAGTCAGCACCTGAAAAGCCATTGGTCATCTTGGCCAAGAAGTCCAGGTCCACATCCTACATGggggaggaaaaaataaataaataaaaataagaggaCGAAACATTTTAATATGATGTAATTAAGTGACAAATAAATCAAGCCCACCCCAAAAACAAACAATCCAACATCACCTTTGAGATGGGAGACTTCCTGAGGTTAGCTTTGAGAATGGCAATGCGAGACTTCTCGTCAGGCAGTGGGATGTAGATGAGTTGGTCCAATCGTCCAGGCCTGAGGATGGCAGGGTCAATGATGTCTGGTCTGTTGGTGGCCCCAATGATGAAGACGTTCTTCTTGCTGGACATTCCATCCATTTCTGTGAGGATCTGGTTAATGACTCTGTCAGCTGCGCCGCCACCGTCACCAACGTTTCCACCACGAGCCTTAGCAATGGAGTCCAATTCATCAAAGAAGAGCACACAAGGAGCAGCCTGACGAGCCTGGAGAACCACAAAGACAAATTGCAGAAATTCTTTCATTTACACATCTTTACAGAAGCTAACAAACtaaatatttagacatttttgaAACTTTTGAAAAACTATTTCATACCATATTCAGAATCTTAAAGAGTTAAAAGCCGCCTGGTATAACACATATTATGACATACCTTGTCAAAGATTTCACGGACATTAGCCTCTGATTCTCCAAACCACATAGTGAGCAGTTCTGGGCCCTTGATTGAGATGAAGTTGGCCTGGCACTCATTGGCGATGGCCTTGGCCAGCAGGGTTTTACCACAACCTGGTGGTCCATAGAACAGCACACCCTTGGATGGGGTCATGCCAAACTTGAGGAATTTGTCTGGATGCTCCACTGGGTACTAAACAAGATAatgggagggaaaaaaaaaaaaacaaaggtgtAAACGCAGCTGTGTGCACattgtacaaaaaataataataataaatcctgcTCAGTACCTGCACCAGCTCCTGCAGCTCTCTCTTGACGTCATCAAGGCCACCAATGTCCTCCCAGGTGATGTTGGGCACCTCCACAACAGTCTCTCTGAGGGCAGATGGGTTGCTCTGGCTAAGAGCCCACTGTTAGGAAGTGAGCGATAAAGTGTCTCAGTGCAACTTTCTCATATTTTAATGGTCAGAATTGAGATAGACACCCTTACCCTAAAGTCATCCATTGTTACAGCCAAGGAGTTCATAACCTCTGCGTCAATGGTCTCATCCTCCAAATCAATAAGGTCCATTTTCTTACGGATGGCTTGCAAGGCAGCCTCTGAGCAAAGGGCAGCCAGATCAGCACCAACATGACCATGGGTCTCATTAGCCACCTGTACACAAAtattgaacatttatacacagttaattaaaataatattaataataatagaaagtGTTAGCTATACATTCATATTTTAGGTGGTACTATCCAAAATGATGGCACCCCAAATCAGAGTTATTAAAGTTGACCAAGGATAAATTTACATGACAAATGTAGTAAAAATCAAAGTTCCTCCTTTAAGCAGATCCTTCTAAGAACAttgtcaaatataataataatcatttacatATCAACAAAACAACTAAAAGATGTACTATGCATGGCAGGCCAGCAGTTTGCAATGTCgctttgtaaatatatacacaaagcTGTAGTATGCCACTGCTGATTTGGCCGTCAAGGACGTGCACATACCTATAGGCCAAACATCCTATAGGCATGCACATCCCATCCCCATTTTCACAAAATCGTGTTTTTGTAGTTTACCAGCACAAAAATTAAGTGGCACAATCCCATTCATTTCAAATGAGAGCTGGCGACTTCCAGTAACAAGTGACAGTGACCATTGGTGGTAGGATGTGGTCATGGGAAGCAACGAGAGATGCGTGACAAGTTCAGAAATGCTCTACCGTACACAAATGTGAAG
This Danio aesculapii chromosome 5, fDanAes4.1, whole genome shotgun sequence DNA region includes the following protein-coding sequences:
- the vcp gene encoding transitional endoplasmic reticulum ATPase, producing MASGGESKNDDLSTAILKQKNRPNRLIVDESINEDNSVVSLSQAKMDELQLFRGDTVLLKGKKRRETVCIVLSDDTCSDEKVRMNRVVRNNLRVRLGDVISIQPCPDVKYGKRIHVLPIDDTVEGITGNLFEVYLKPYFLEAYRPIRKGDIFLVRGGMRAVEFKVVETDPSPYCIVAPDTVIHCEGEPIKREDEEESLNEVGYDDIGGVRKQLAQIKEMVELPLRHPALFKAIGVKPPRGILLYGPPGTGKTLIARAVANETGAFFFLINGPEIMSKLAGESESNLRKAFEEAEKNAPAIIFIDELDAIAPKREKTHGEVERRIVSQLLTLMDGLKQRAHVIVMAATNRPNSIDPALRRFGRFDREVDIGIPDATGRLEILQIHTKNMKLADDVDLEQVANETHGHVGADLAALCSEAALQAIRKKMDLIDLEDETIDAEVMNSLAVTMDDFRWALSQSNPSALRETVVEVPNITWEDIGGLDDVKRELQELVQYPVEHPDKFLKFGMTPSKGVLFYGPPGCGKTLLAKAIANECQANFISIKGPELLTMWFGESEANVREIFDKARQAAPCVLFFDELDSIAKARGGNVGDGGGAADRVINQILTEMDGMSSKKNVFIIGATNRPDIIDPAILRPGRLDQLIYIPLPDEKSRIAILKANLRKSPISKDVDLDFLAKMTNGFSGADLTEICQRACKLAIRESIENEIRRERERQTNPSAMEVEEDDPVPEIRKDHFEEAMRFARRSVSDNDIRKYEMFAQTLQQSRGFGSFRFPSSNQGGSGPSQGSSGGGGGNVFNEDNDDDLYG